GACGTTTCTTCGTCTGCAACCACGAAACAGCTGGCAGCGATTCCGTTTTGAGATACAGGTCAACTCAGACCGTCGGACGGCAAAGGAatccaacaacaacaacaactaCCCCACTTTAGATCTTGTGGACCGAAAACAAGGGTTTCGAACTTTAGGTGGACGGAGCATGTGGTCTCCCGCAGCGGTGGGTTGCCCATTTTGGTGAAGACTTTGCGAAgtggccaaggcggtccctcttgAGGTCACACAACATGGAAAtaggaaggaaaagaagacaagaaaagaagacaagaaaagaagacaagaaaagaagaggaaaaaaaaacaccctGTAGATAACACAGTATAAGTACTATGTCTAGAACTGAAACCAAAAGATGTGGTAAAGACTTTGCGTACCCCTCCGAaggtttttatttttattcATTTATTGTTTATTAATTTATTCCTCTATCTTTGTTAACTGTTGTTAGCAGCAGCAACCGACGGGTCGGTTGGGCCAGCGTTCGGGAGGCATGATTTAACGGGTGACAAGCGGCGGCActgaagggaggggagggagggggacaTGTGCTTGGGGAATGATTGCCCCGAATAGGTTGCGGCGGCTGACAACGTGGGCGGGTGTTCTGTGTTCTGCAGGGAGACGAGCAACGTGGCGACGGACCAGGGGGGTTGCAGAAGTCGCAAAGCCCAGGCCGGGTGGGTTTGGTTGTGATGTTCTGCAAGGAATGCGTACGACGTACGACACGATGGAGAACATCCTGCTGGGCTGCTGGGGCACAAACGTCCCTCATTCTCAGATGGCGGCAGGATCCCCAAGCGGAAGATGagagagatgagatgagTTGTGAGATGAACAGCGGGAAGTTCGGGTGTCGCAAAAGGAGGTAGGTGTTGGATGGGGAGGAAGacgcccctccccttcttcatctcACTTTCACTTTCACTCTCAGTCTCATCCCCATTCTGACTCTtgctctcactctcacatTCTCGCTCGAAGCGCTGAAATGTTCGGAAGGACCGTCAGTATGTATCTGTGTCCAGCCGAGGAAGCTGTTAGTGGATTTGTACCTAGCTGTTCCTTCCGGGGCCATGTGCGAAGAGGGCAAGGCAGCCGAGGTACTTCCGAGAAGTATCTTTCCAACAGTCCATATCTGGGTAGGTAGTTAGTTACCTGCCGTAGTAGGTGGGTAGGTACGCAATTGATTCCCTGCTtgcacaccaccaccaccgacaACGAAACAACCGACCTGCCCGGCTCCGAGGGCAGTCTCACAATCgctttcttttttttccctttttttctggtgtcgtcgtccgcGATCGGAACTGAAGAGGCGGTTCGAGACCGTGTCTTTGACAGATATTTCCCGGAACCtgatggaggcggcgccaCCATCGCATTTGGCCATCCGCTTTCCTTGTCTGGGCCCTCTTGAATCTTGGGCCGTcacaggcacaggcacaggcacagACAGGCAAGGGCACGTTGCTTGGCCCCGTCGGTCGGCCCCACCGAGGGGGGTACCTCGACCTTATCTGCCTTTTATTTTTTatctctcctctctcctaTCGACAagctctctcctccccttgtcgaaaggagagaggggggggagggggggagggcaaGAGGCTATCCCCGAGATACCTACGATATGTGCATGGTAACTCGGCTGGCTTCTGGCTTTTGGCTTCTGGCAGCTGGCAGTGGATGTGGATGGGAGGCAACAAAAGGCAACCCAATCTGGACCCAACCAGGCTGGGATCCAATCAGCCCTGGGTTGTGTGTGGCCTTCACTGCTCAGTTGCCCCTTAATCCATGTGATGGAGGGCTGCCTTTGTTATCCTGTCCCAAACACTGTGCGCACGCAGAACAGAGCAGAACAGAAACAGGAAGCGAAGCTTTGGACACTCCGAGACCAGCGCCGGGTGTACAGGCTTGCAGCAAGGTCAGTAGTCAGCACTGCTCAGCCATCCCCAGAGCTCCGAGGGCCAGGtcacacaacacacacacgcacgcacacacagaGTACTCATTTTGTGGTTGGCTCACCTGCCCACTCACTCCTCCTCACTCACTTGTTTGCTCaattcactcactcacttactCACTTGTGCCAGCTCATACATGAGGCCGGCGCTGTCAGCTGGACACTCCGACACACTCCAactcctcccctcctcccccccaaatcGGCTCGACTCGGCGACCCTCGAGCAAGGCAGCATTTTGTCTTACATAAtcttacctaggtaggtacccaggtatttacctacctacctacctcgCGTTAGGTACCTCACTGACATCTTAGGTACAGCCTGCTTTGCTTTGGTACCTAGCGCCTACCCTACCCTTACCAAATTTCCAGGTACAGGGCACTGTACCTCAAACCGCCGCTGGGCAGTcccatctcgacgacgtcggctATCTTTCCCGTCTGAATCTTGCCTTGcgcccacccacccacccacgTATATTCTCTTCCTAAACACCCGCGCTGCCCCCCGCCAGCACACGACCACGACTACCacacaacgacaacgacaaaCCACATCCACAACCTTTCCAATCGACCCGACGATTCAACCCggccaccgacgacgacgacgggcccggcaccaccaccgacggGTCCTTCTGCATCTTGGCCTCTATTGTGCGTACAGGATACTCATTCATACAAGACAGCACAAGACGATACGAAACGACACGAAGACGTACAGCTTTCCCACTTTTTGCACGTACGtaccctctctctctctctctgtctctctctctccgagTCTGCCCTGGCCGCCCACCCCCGCGACTCGCTGCCTCCCACCATCACGAACTGCCCTGTTCTTCGCTTGCTGCCTTGTTGAGACCGGTACGCGCACTGCGACTGCGACTGCGAATGCGACTCGGGGCTTGGCCGGTCTCTCCAGAACATCTCGGGGTTTTGCTCCAAGTCGTTCcccgccaccaccagcagcatcgcACCTTTAATTCCTTGCTGTTTCTACTGTTTTTACCCTGTGGCTACATGGCCAATTTTCCCTCATCTCtcactttctctctctccacccCCTCCCATCGTCAAGCAGCTCCTCTTTTTTGGGTCCAATGCGCCTGGCCTGGTCTGCTGCCCCTCCaccccgtcgccgacatcatcTGCCACCCACGCACATTTCCAATTCcgcatcatcctcctccccctcctcttacCCTTCCTCCCATCCCGCACTTGCGTCACCACATCGCTCCGCCGACATCGTCGCTAATGTAGAGTTCGTCGCTCAGTTCTCAGTAATCAGAGCGACCGATACCCAACCTaaccccgacgacgacgacgacgacgacatttCGCATGCCTCGCCACTCTCGCAAGCAAGACGACATTTGACACTCGTTCTACTCGAATCgttgtcctcctcctcctttttcttctttggGATCCCCCCCACTCACCACTCCGAATCCCGGCTGGATACCGACCTTCGCATGCCCCAGTCCCAGCTTGCTGCTCACCCGATCGTCTCCCCGTTCCGTGTCAATCGTCGCCGCGACTCGTCCGGCGCCGTGACATAGATCACCTGCCAACACCGCCATCATGTTTTGGAGATTCGGCGGCTACGCCAACATTTCCACCATCGACACCATCCTCGAGAAGCCCGAATTCACCGTAGAAGATCTTCTCGACGAGAGCGACCTGATCCAGGAGCTCAAGCAGCACAACACAAAGCTCATCGAGTACCTTCGCGAGGATAACGTCCTCAAGACCCTGCTCGAATACGTCGTCGCCCCCAAACTAGAGCCCGTCGCCACCCCCGAAACCGACGAACCCGCCGAGGAgaccaagggcaagggccgcctcctccccttctcaAGACCCCGTGCTTCCTCGCGGGCTACCGATACCGAAAATGAAGAGGAGGaacaggagaagaagcgcaaccGCTATGCCtacgttgccgccgaggtcctGTCGTCCGACACCTGGTCCATCTACGAGGCCATGATGGAGAACCAGCCCCTGGTCCGCGACTTTTGGCATTTCCTGAAGCGACCTACTCCTTTGGACCCTCTGCAAGCCAGTTACTTTACGAAAGTCAACGAGGCCCTGTtcgacaagaagacggagGAAATGGTCACCCTCCTCAAGTCCCTGCCCGACGCCGTCCCCGACCTTCTCCGCCACGTCGAGTGTCCCATGATCATGGACTTACTCCTCAAAATCATTGCTCTTGACCGCACcgagggcggccagggcgtTGTCGAGGTAAGTCTGCGCCGCTTACCCGCTCGAGTGATGGTGATGCCCCTTCCGAAACTGACgcagtctctctctctcttccccctcaATAGTGGCTATACTCCCAAGATGTCGTGCCGACCTTGCTCTCGTGCCTCGGCCCCGAACACAGTTGGGTCGTCCagacggccgccggcgacttcatcaaggccatcatcaccataTCCGCCAACGCCTCGCAGAACGAGCAGCAGTGCATCGGCCCCAACGAGCTGACCCGCCAGCTCGTCTCGCAGCCCTGCATCGAGCAGCTGATCAAGTACATGCTAGGAGGTGGGAACCCGCTAACCGTGGGTGTGGGCATCATTATCGAAGTCATCAGGAAGAACAACTCGGACTACGATCCCGACGTCGGCACCGAGGCCAACTCGGTCCCCTCGAGCCGCGACCCAATCTACCTAGGCACCCTCCTGCGCCTGTTCGCCCAACATGTCCCCGACTTTGTCAACCTCATCATGAACACCCCGACCAAGAAGCAGCGGCTGGGCTCCACCTTTGGCGACAAGATCGAGCCCCTCGGATTCGACCGCTTTAAGACGTGCGAGTTGATGGCCGAGTTGCTCCACTGCAGCAACATGGGCCTGCTCAACGAGGTCGGCTCCGAAGATTTGATTGCATCCAGGGATGCCGAGCGCCAGCGCTTGAGAACGGAGGGTAAGCTTACCCCAAAccgcggagaagaagcgcccTCGTCCACCGACGATTTGACAATGCGCATCGGGCATTCTTCCCCCGAGGAGGGACGCCGTTTAGAGGTAACCAATATctcagacgacgacggatTCGAAGAGGTTGAGCCAAGCCGCGAGATGAATGAGGACACGTCCCACGAGttcgtcaaggccgaggaagagatccccgtcgccgccccgcccgcctcgtccttcttggacagagacgaagacgactttgtcgacgagCCCCTCAGCTCCCCGAGGCTGAatgtcgccgacgacaagatcaaggagcAGCGCTTCGACGACCCCGACCTGGTTGTCGCGCCCCTCTCGCCGACCAAGCCCAAGACCCCCGCGAACGAAGAGGCTGTTGCTGCGGCAGAACCGGTTTCCACGGCTGACAAAGAGAAGGAGTCTGAATCTGCTGACGTCAAGGGTGAAGCGACTCCGgtcgagagagagacggcTGTGACAGAAACCGAGAAGGATGCCAAAATCAACTCTGACGCTGACGCTGATAAAACCGCGGAGGATGCTACCGTCACCAAGGTGGAGGAGCTCTCTCtaaacgacgacgacgatgacggcaaAGTCGAAAAGGCAGACCGAAGCACGATTTCCGACGATAACCAAAAGGGCGACGAGTCCGACTCATCTGTTGTCTACACCCCCAGCGCCACCGAGTCGGAAGTCAAACCAGACTCCGCCGAGACAGCCCCTGCCGTTCCCGAGCCTCCTCAGCACCCCGAAGACGTGCCAGCGCCTCTGTTCTCCAAGTCCGTGATAGATTCCGCCCCAAAAGTCGAAACGGCAGAGACGGGCCAGGAGCCCGAATCCGAAACTGCGCCGGCTCCGGAGGTCCCCGTGGCCCCTCCCGTCCCAGATGCCCCAGAAGCGGCTCCGGCACCTGCGGGATCGGAGGATGCCATGGAGAAGGCAGTTAGTGACCTGCCGCCTGCAGTTCCTCAGCGGCCCGACCCAAGCACTGTAAAACCGGTGGTGGGCGATTACCTCAAGGTTCAGTTTGTGGAACACCGCGTTGTGCCCACGATTCTGGTGAGTTGGGCTTTTTTATTTAAAAATAATTTTGTACAGCGTGACATATTTGGCATGTGGCCGAGCTGACACGGGAGAGCAGTCTTTCTTTTTTGCGTACCCGTGGAATAACTTCCTCCACAATGTGGTATATGACATTGTTCAACAGGTATTCAACGGGCCTATGGACCGGGGCTACAACCCGACTTTGGCCGTGTCACTattcgaggccgccgacatcACGACGGCCATTATCAACGGCCAGCTCGCTAGCGACGAGTCGCAGGCCAAGATGAAGACGCGTATGGGCTACATGGGTCATCTGACTTTGATCGCTGAAGAGGTGGTCAAGTTTACGGAACGACACCCTCCCGAGCTCCTGTCAGAGACAGTCCTTGAAAGGGTTATGGACCCCCGATGGATCAGCTACGTCGAGGGGGCGCTGGCCGAGACCCGCGAGCGAGACAATGCCattctcggcggcgtccgtCCTGAGGTGGCGCTGGGCAACCGCGCCGGCATGTCTGGCAATGGActggcggccgtcggcctctCCGGCCTCGGGTCGTCCTTTTCCAACTCCCAAGGAAACACCGGCTCCAgtgccctcgccgacgccggcctcaaCGGCAACACGGACATCCAagagagcggcggcaacggcattGGCCCGTTTGCCATCAGCTCAGGTACTCTCATGTCCGGCTTTGGCAGTTCTagcgacgaagaggacgagggtgaAGAGGAGAACGACGAAGATGTGAACAACGAGGTGAGTCATGTGCTCTCAGAGCTTCGTGAGACGAATTCTCCCGCGCTGGACCCCTGGACGCAATCAATTGTCGACAACAACCCGGATtccgacgaggacaaggaccCGAAGAGGAATGCGTAGTGCGCAGACGGGAGTGAAATGCCTTGTCGTGTTCGAAGAACACAAGAAGGTACCAGCGATGGCGCCGGCTGCGGAACAGGACATGGATTGGATGAAgcggccgaagacggcgaagagACATTTCTTGTggttgaggacgacgagggaaCCAGAGAGAAAAAGCTCGGCGACAAAGAGTCGGACGAGGATATGTACATGTTTCGACCTTCCCTCGGCATGATGGCGTGGCTTAGACGGAGAATGAATAGAGATGGCATGGGCGAGGATACGGAGGAATAAGGAGGTCTAGGAACGACGCcagtgagagagagagagagagagagagagagagagggagacgGAGATAGATGGCGATGGAGTCGGGGCGTATTCATGATATACTGCGAGAAAAAGGGGAACGACGCATAGTGTAGGATTACGTGTCCCccgtccgcgccggcgtcgattCCTTGGGATACCAGGCAACTTTGGACTTTTCTTAACCGCTTCAACCTGCCGGGAATCGGGTCCTTCACTCGTATGACAGACAGCATCACGGCATTGACGAAAACCTGCTTCCCCAGGGGGGAGCCTTCTCGCGCCCGGCGCGCGCCGTTGTCGGGACGAGCCGGCCCCAGCTAACTCGTTTGTCTTCTCCATAGTTCCGGGCCTACACCGACCCTCTGGGcaactcgtcgtcgccactCGACCCGCCATCGatcccgccgcctccgccaccggcaccaccaccgctgaacacgccgccgtcaagggcgCGACTGCAACTGGCAGCCCGGTTAGCGATGCACCAAAAGAAGaacgcggccgcggccgcatCTCGTGACGAGGgcggtgagggtgagggtgcAAAGGGCGACAGGGAAGAGTCGGGCGGAGGCGAGACGTTGAAGAACCCTTTCgcagacgacgaagacgacgaagaaaactcgagcgacgaggacaacgACGATCATGGCGGAACgggtgcagcagcagcaacaacggTGACGAGCGCGTGGAGTCAATCAGGACAAAGGTCGTGGTGGCGTGGTGCAGGACGGCAAGGCCGGAACCCACGATTCGACGGACAGAACGACTCTGACGATgagggggatgaggaggaggacgatgacgacgaggaatTCGGCGACTTCGCCATGCCCGAGGTGGAAGCCGCGCCGGGGACGGACCTCAACGACAAGAGCATCCTGAAGCCCCTCGCCGTGCACCCGTCCCAGGGTGGATCCGGCGGCAAGGCTTTTAGCGGACTGTGGCCGTTCGCGGGCAAGAAAGACGGCAGGGACGAAAGGACGCAGTCGGATGCGGACAAGGGGTCATCTGCggacgagacggcgacgggggaCGATGAGAAGCCGATCCAGGCGGCGATTGAGGCTGCGCGGCGGACGAGCATCGAGGAtccggacgacgacgacaacgatgacGAAGTGGTGGTGCAGAAGCCGTCGAGCCTATGAGATGGAAGTAGATGGACGTTGACGGCTTGAATGCAACGGGCTAGACGGTCACACGAGAGAGGGTCGCCGTTTTGTACTATTATGTGTTTTGTTTAGGTACGCGACGATGCCGTAGAGCACACACAGCACGACTGGAATGGGAAGAGAGCATgcacgagacgagacgagacgagacgagggTGATGTTTTCCCAGGGTGAGATTGGGCggttcttcttcgccttctttGATGGGGGAAAGGGGTCGAGTAATCTATGCGCGATGATCATCTCCCAGCCATGTCGCCTCGCCGGTAAAATTATCTCCAAGTGGGCGACGGTATTTGGgcttaggtaggtaggtgtgTAGGAGGAAGGGTTCCGTGAAACGACCGGAGCTCCGGTAGGTGGCCAGCTCCGGTTGTCGCTCCGGGCCGGAGGGTCCACCCTTCCCAGACTATCTACCTACGTGCGAAAGATCAAGACGGTCTCCAtgtactactactactactctTGTTTACTTCCAACCAAGAAGACGCTGAGAGAAGGACATGGAGAGGTTCCATACATGTACTGACGGATGGGACGGTCATCATGGGTAGTCATCGAACTCTGCCCGAAAGGGTTACTAACCTCCAAGTCGCCCAAGCCCCCCAAGAGCTTGAGCTTGGACTCTGTGGCCGGCCAGGAACCAGAAACACGCATGGGAGGGAGGCGAAGCACATGCAAGCCATGCAAACCAAATGTGCAACAGCTGCTCCGTCCGGACAATGCACGGGAAGCCAACGTTTGACATGACAGCGACGGCATGAACGTGGCCGCCACCCATCCCTGTCAAGTTTCcatctctcactctctctcactctctctcactctctctctctctctctctttatTCCTCTCATTCACACTCAGTTTCCGACAGGGAAAAGCAACGGGAGTAATGACAACGGTAACAATATCAGACCGGAATAAGAAAGCATGACGCCAGCGAATTAGCTAGCAAGCATGTAAACCGACCGAGCCGAGGGTCAAAAAGAACGATCTTTCGCGtgccatccatcatccatcgaCCCTCGCtctgctcttcttcatcgccatccatccatccatccatccatccatccatccacctgCACTATCCCGTGAGTCTGCTCGTTCGTATTGCACCGTCCGAACGCTCTGATTTTTTTCGTCATCGCGCATCGCCGTCTGCGGGCACTCGGTGTCTCTGCGGTTCCCGCCACAATGGCTCGTTCAGGGTCGCAAACTAGTGAAACTGCGCCAGCCCTTTAGTtccccgtcccgtccccTCCCAAAGGCCCGTTCACCTCCGACGACGCACGATGATGGCTCTTCTGGcctggggaggaggggctcgtctcgtctcggtCTGAAGTTGCCGCCCGTCTGTTCAAGAaagaaacagagagagagagagagggtgaGGGAGAGAACGACATTGGCTAATGCGCTCTTTGGTGTTCTGGCAGCTTCTggtatttttattttatttttttcGTCTCTCGGAACCGTCCACCTTCCCGAGCCCGTTCAAGTCGTAGTCATCGTAgtcatcgtcgccgttgtcgtcgtcgcgtcGCTGTCGTCACCAAGGCAGCCTCGTTCCGGACCCCGTATACGCACCAAGGCCCCCGAGAAGTGGTCATATACCGTTGATAGTTTAAACCCTtgttcccccccccaaagctGCGGCGACGACACCAAACCCCCTTTCAAGAAATCAATGGCAGCAGACATGGGCCTCACAAACAACCCAGAATCCGGCAAGCCCGTCTACCAACCGGTGGCCCCTCTACTCAACCGCATCGTGTACGGGACCAAGATCTCGACACTGCAGCAATGGTACTTCCAGAAGGCCGGCTTCGAGGCGTGGAAGTCGTACTTCTGGCCGCCCGCCCAGCGACCCGATATCATCAAGCAGTATGACTGTAGAAAGGCATTGCCTGTACGGTATgtatcccccccccattcccCCTCACCTCTCTCTACCCATGTTACTCTCATCTGAAGGTCTTTCAACCTGGAAGATGATAGATACATACATCAGGTAGCTAACTGGCAGTTCCGCAGCATCTTCTTCCCGTCCAACTACGACCAGACGTCCCCCCAGACACTGCCGACGCTCGTGACgatccacggcggcggcttctgcATCGGCGTccctgacgacgacgacgcctggAACCGCACCTTCGCCGACCTcaacggcgccctcgtcgtcgcgctgCACTACTGGAAGGCGCCCTGGGCCCCGTGGCCGCGCGCCCTGCACGATCTCGAGGCCCTgtacctcgccgtcgtcgacgacgcctcgCTGCCCATCGACAAGGGCCGCATCGCGCTCGCCGGCTTCAGCGCGGGCGGCAACCTGACGCTGTGCCTGTCGCAGATGCGGTCCGTCCGGGACcacgcgacggcggcgcccggGGCCATCGTGCCCATCTACCCGCCCACCGACTTCGTcacgccgacggcggagaAGCACGACCGCCGGCCGTACAAGGTCGGCGCGGGCCTGCCGGGGATCCGCGGCGAGAAGCGCGACTTCGTGCTCGAATTCGCCGACGTGTTCGACTGGAGCTACATCCCCTACGGCACGAACCTGCGGGACACGCTCATCTCGCCGCTGTACGCGGGCCGCGCCGACTTCCCGGGAAACGTGTGCATCGTCGCGGCCGAGCTGGACTACCTGGCGTACGAGGCGTGGGAGCTGGCGTGCAAGCTGGGCGGCAAGGGGCGGCCCCCCGCGGCCAGGGTCGGCcgggacgaggcggcgccgggggcgCCGCGGCAGGAGCTCGAGCTGCGCGACGAGCGGTTCGCGTGGGAGGTGGAGGACGCGAGGGGCAGCGTCAAGTGGCTGCTGGTGCCGGACGTGATCCACGCGTTCGACCTGCACGAGATGGGGGCCGCCGTGTCGGACCCGGCGACGGTGAGGGACGGGAACGCCAAGGCGGTCAAGGTGATGGGGGTCATCGGGGACTGGCTGCGGCGGACGGCGTGGAAGTGAGGAGGGTTCGTCTGGTatgttgatgttggtggtggcggtggtggtgttcTTGTTGGATTAGGTTTCATGTTGAAGAAAGAGACAGAGTGGCGTGAGTGTAAGAATTGGTGGTGACAAGATATACTGCGTAGACGGCTTGGGCATTTTTTGGAAATAGCCTCGTTTTGAAGAAAGTCCGTCCTGTGAACCTATCATCGGTATCGGTGACATCGACGGAAGAGAGCCGTGGCCGTGATGAGAGGCCCCCGGACCCCACGGCATCTTATCAAACGGTAGGGGATCGGCCAGACAGGGGCCGCCCCCGATTTCCCCGATGCCCCCGATGCTACCCAAGGCTAACCGGCATAGCAAAAGGAGCTTGAGGTTCGCGGGCCTTGTGGACGCAGGAAGCCTATCTTGTTTGTTCCGGTGTGTATGCAGAGTATAAATCATCTGGACTCTGGAGTGTCTGGCATATGTAGCATGTGGGTAGTGTGCCACTATCCCGAGCTTCTGCACCCATGATGGACACTTCTCGAGTTGATAGAACTTGATAGCTGAGCTGGCTCAAGGCATCAGTACCGCCATGTTTGCTATTCTTTGCCGAGTTTGAACCCGGCTTTGTCATGGCTTTTGACAGCTGGATGGTCTTTCGGGTTATGGTTGACCGAGATTTGAGGATGCTGCTGTCTTCAACTTCCGCTGTTTCGGCAATGTGACGTACGGTTCGGCGATATGTCCCCAGTATATGCGTTGAGACAGTGGACTCGACGTTGTAGTACAGGCTCGAGCGGCCTTGGAAACCCTCCATGACCCAAACGCATCGTTCGTGAGCCATGCTCCCCAGACATCACAGGCGCGTCAATGGCCCGACATGGACTTCATGTCGCACCACCGACGACCCTGGCTGGCCTTGGTCGACAAAAGGCCCATCCTAACCTGGACTCTCAACCAAGTTTGTCGTTGTTTGAGCTTAATGGCAGAGAGGACCGTCTACCCTGTGCCTTCTCCTTCCGGCACAGGAACAGATGGAAAAGTGACACATCAAGTGACAAACAGTTCTATGTTTTGTCGTTGCGTCTTTTGGGCTTGTAAGTTGTAAAACCTTGAAGAGACAAACTGGGCCCAAATTCCTGTTTTGAGCGAGGTACACACAGCGCAGTTACAAAGGTCTTTTTACGATGAATACTGTCCTTAGGGTGGCGGTGAAGCTCCAGACGGGCTTCGACAGCAATGGAGCCATTCAACCCGTCCTTTTGCAATGGCAATATCAGCCATTCGACGAAGCTCTCTCGCACGAACTATGCGGCGTTCTTTGAGAGGACGAACCCGTGTAACTTATAAACCCCCCAAAACGATCCTCGTCTACCAGACCCGTTTCCGGTGAGGGGGCAGAATAAACCCGAGGGACCGGTCCTGGAGACTCGAACCAAGAAGGCAAGTAAAAACCAATGGGACGCGACTCCCAGCAAATCGCTAGATGGCGCCGCTGAATGGAGACAGCAAAGACATGCGAGACGCCGACATCGTCACCGATGTTTGATGGGCGGCGTCACGCGACGAGCGGCGACATTCC
This genomic interval from Colletotrichum higginsianum IMI 349063 chromosome 9, whole genome shotgun sequence contains the following:
- a CDS encoding SIT4 phosphatase-associated protein translates to MFWRFGGYANISTIDTILEKPEFTVEDLLDESDLIQELKQHNTKLIEYLREDNVLKTLLEYVVAPKLEPVATPETDEPAEETKGKGRLLPFSRPRASSRATDTENEEEEQEKKRNRYAYVAAEVLSSDTWSIYEAMMENQPLVRDFWHFLKRPTPLDPLQASYFTKVNEALFDKKTEEMVTLLKSLPDAVPDLLRHVECPMIMDLLLKIIALDRTEGGQGVVEWLYSQDVVPTLLSCLGPEHSWVVQTAAGDFIKAIITISANASQNEQQCIGPNELTRQLVSQPCIEQLIKYMLGGGNPLTVGVGIIIEVIRKNNSDYDPDVGTEANSVPSSRDPIYLGTLLRLFAQHVPDFVNLIMNTPTKKQRLGSTFGDKIEPLGFDRFKTCELMAELLHCSNMGLLNEVGSEDLIASRDAERQRLRTEGKLTPNRGEEAPSSTDDLTMRIGHSSPEEGRRLEVTNISDDDGFEEVEPSREMNEDTSHEFVKAEEEIPVAAPPASSFLDRDEDDFVDEPLSSPRLNVADDKIKEQRFDDPDLVVAPLSPTKPKTPANEEAVAAAEPVSTADKEKESESADVKGEATPVERETAVTETEKDAKINSDADADKTAEDATVTKVEELSLNDDDDDGKVEKADRSTISDDNQKGDESDSSVVYTPSATESEVKPDSAETAPAVPEPPQHPEDVPAPLFSKSVIDSAPKVETAETGQEPESETAPAPEVPVAPPVPDAPEAAPAPAGSEDAMEKAVSDLPPAVPQRPDPSTVKPVVGDYLKVQFVEHRVVPTILSFFFAYPWNNFLHNVVYDIVQQVFNGPMDRGYNPTLAVSLFEAADITTAIINGQLASDESQAKMKTRMGYMGHLTLIAEEVVKFTERHPPELLSETVLERVMDPRWISYVEGALAETRERDNAILGGVRPEVALGNRAGMSGNGLAAVGLSGLGSSFSNSQGNTGSSALADAGLNGNTDIQESGGNGIGPFAISSGTLMSGFGSSSDEEDEGEEENDEDVNNEVSHVLSELRETNSPALDPWTQSIVDNNPDSDEDKDPKRNA
- a CDS encoding SIT4 phosphatase-associated protein; amino-acid sequence: MHQKKNAAAAASRDEGGEGEGAKGDREESGGGETLKNPFADDEDDEENSSDEDNDDHGGTGAAAATTVTSAWSQSGQRSWWRGAGRQGRNPRFDGQNDSDDEGDEEEDDDDEEFGDFAMPEVEAAPGTDLNDKSILKPLAVHPSQGGSGGKAFSGLWPFAGKKDGRDERTQSDADKGSSADETATGDDEKPIQAAIEAARRTSIEDPDDDDNDDEVVVQKPSSL
- a CDS encoding Alpha/beta hydrolase fold protein gives rise to the protein MAADMGLTNNPESGKPVYQPVAPLLNRIVYGTKISTLQQWYFQKAGFEAWKSYFWPPAQRPDIIKQYDCRKALPVRIFFPSNYDQTSPQTLPTLVTIHGGGFCIGVPDDDDAWNRTFADLNGALVVALHYWKAPWAPWPRALHDLEALYLAVVDDASLPIDKGRIALAGFSAGGNLTLCLSQMRSVRDHATAAPGAIVPIYPPTDFVTPTAEKHDRRPYKVGAGLPGIRGEKRDFVLEFADVFDWSYIPYGTNLRDTLISPLYAGRADFPGNVCIVAAELDYLAYEAWELACKLGGKGRPPAARVGRDEAAPGAPRQELELRDERFAWEVEDARGSVKWLLVPDVIHAFDLHEMGAAVSDPATVRDGNAKAVKVMGVIGDWLRRTAWK